A single uncultured Methanolobus sp. DNA region contains:
- a CDS encoding thiamine pyrophosphate-dependent enzyme, producing the protein MTYTEDITGLEAIYLAAIDSNVRFITAVAGYPMTALADYFFENKDSNYSDNYNSGDNYDIHWFTNEKSALEAALGASVTGRRSIVMVKHVGMNVLSDPLMTAMMHTIGSGLVILAGDDPAAKASQNEQDSRFYGAISETATYDPATPQDAYDSVNRAFELSEEAKVPVIMRITDRLEKEVQNVSRPQISTRSNHEDKTLDRNIWKLTMHGKHQRFHVESEPVIIHEAENSRFNRSIIKEGNVGIISSGYPSFIVDEIISTQLVYSSYSHLSLGMVTPFPEKLVKSFIEKHERILVIEESEPFIESHISTCCSKVLGKRTGHLPFGIVEKEHVEFAFENIDDDRLSKYKEIQTILSRGSRPICNDCPFMPLYNVLHNIQPVAGDMGCSIRTAPDPLNAVDTGFSLGGAISTACGFPGKSIAVIGDFGLAHSGIVGLINAVDGGFDILTIILQNDVAAMTGGQDAPDLKEVVKALVPDTTCINIEEMQGLEGKEACSNLIKNMIQDKLKTKGVSVIYIEGKCTKH; encoded by the coding sequence ATGACTTACACTGAGGATATAACGGGTCTTGAAGCAATTTACCTTGCAGCAATTGACAGCAATGTAAGGTTCATTACGGCTGTTGCCGGATATCCTATGACTGCGCTTGCAGACTATTTTTTTGAGAACAAGGATTCCAATTACAGCGATAACTACAATAGTGGCGATAACTACGACATCCACTGGTTCACCAATGAGAAATCTGCCCTTGAAGCAGCATTGGGTGCATCAGTAACAGGACGCCGCTCAATTGTGATGGTCAAGCATGTGGGAATGAATGTGCTTTCCGACCCGCTCATGACGGCAATGATGCACACCATCGGCTCAGGACTTGTGATACTTGCAGGCGATGACCCGGCGGCAAAAGCATCGCAGAACGAGCAGGATTCCAGATTCTACGGAGCAATTTCCGAGACTGCCACTTATGACCCTGCAACACCGCAGGATGCATACGATTCAGTAAACAGGGCTTTTGAGCTTTCCGAAGAAGCGAAGGTTCCTGTAATTATGAGGATAACTGACAGGCTGGAAAAGGAAGTCCAGAATGTCAGCAGACCGCAGATAAGTACCAGATCAAACCATGAAGACAAGACTCTGGACAGGAACATCTGGAAGCTTACAATGCACGGAAAGCACCAGAGATTCCATGTCGAATCCGAGCCTGTAATTATCCACGAAGCTGAGAACTCACGTTTCAATCGCAGTATAATAAAAGAAGGAAATGTCGGAATAATTTCATCCGGATATCCATCATTTATTGTGGACGAGATAATTTCCACACAACTGGTTTATTCTTCTTATTCACACCTGAGTCTTGGAATGGTGACACCGTTCCCTGAGAAACTTGTAAAGAGTTTCATAGAGAAACATGAACGCATACTTGTAATAGAAGAAAGTGAACCTTTCATCGAGTCGCACATAAGCACATGTTGCAGCAAGGTTCTTGGAAAAAGGACCGGACACCTGCCTTTTGGCATTGTAGAAAAAGAACATGTGGAATTTGCCTTTGAGAACATCGATGACGATAGGCTCTCAAAGTACAAAGAGATCCAGACCATCCTCAGCAGAGGTTCAAGACCTATTTGCAACGATTGCCCGTTCATGCCGCTCTATAATGTACTGCACAATATTCAGCCGGTTGCAGGAGACATGGGATGCTCCATACGTACAGCACCCGACCCATTAAATGCAGTGGACACAGGATTTTCACTTGGCGGTGCAATATCAACAGCATGCGGATTCCCTGGAAAGAGTATAGCAGTCATTGGAGACTTCGGACTTGCACATTCCGGTATCGTTGGACTAATAAATGCAGTTGACGGCGGTTTTGACATCCTTACGATCATACTTCAAAATGATGTTGCAGCAATGACAGGAGGACAGGATGCACCTGACCTGAAGGAAGTTGTAAAAGCACTTGTACCTGATACTACCTGCATCAATATTGAGGAGATGCAAGGTTTAGAAGGAAAAGAAGCCTGCTCAAACCTCATCAAAAATATGATACAGGATAAACTGAAAACAAAGGGAGTTTCTGTCATCTATATCGAAGGCAAGTGTACAAAACACTGA
- the radC gene encoding DNA repair protein RadC: MSEYKISIHDMPMDERPRERLLKYGPEALSNAELLAIILRTGSQKENVINMCSRIFSEYNIKQLSQANITNLTKIHGIGAAKAAQIAAIFELARKLEGFTDDPKRKIRSPADVYSILYPGMREHKRERLVALLLDTKNQVIREELISIGSLNANIVHPREVFKVALMESCASVILSHNHPSGDPTPSREDIAVTEKLVEGGKLLGIDVLDHVVIGDGRYVSLKDEGYVK, translated from the coding sequence ATGAGTGAGTACAAGATAAGTATCCATGACATGCCTATGGACGAAAGGCCCAGGGAAAGACTGCTGAAATACGGCCCGGAAGCACTCTCAAATGCAGAGCTGCTGGCGATAATCCTGAGAACAGGTTCACAGAAAGAGAATGTTATCAACATGTGCAGCCGTATTTTTTCAGAATACAATATCAAACAACTCAGCCAGGCCAACATCACAAATCTCACAAAGATACATGGCATTGGTGCTGCAAAGGCTGCACAGATAGCCGCTATCTTTGAACTTGCCCGCAAACTGGAAGGCTTCACCGATGATCCTAAAAGAAAGATAAGGTCACCTGCCGATGTATATTCAATCCTTTACCCCGGAATGCGGGAACATAAACGCGAAAGACTTGTGGCGCTTTTACTTGATACAAAAAACCAGGTCATACGTGAGGAACTAATCTCCATAGGCAGCCTGAATGCCAATATAGTTCATCCCAGAGAGGTATTTAAGGTAGCACTCATGGAATCATGTGCTTCAGTCATTCTCTCACACAACCATCCGTCAGGGGATCCTACACCAAGCAGGGAAGATATTGCAGTTACAGAAAAACTTGTTGAAGGTGGGAAGCTGCTTGGAATCGATGTGCTGGACCATGTAGTTATTGGTGATGGCAGGTATGTCAGTTTGAAGGATGAAGGATATGTGAAGTAA
- a CDS encoding methanogenesis marker 12 protein: MFIGIDHGTTAMRFAALFPDGKVLKLEIPRTEAAGMTELQLISSMEDAFGISSSDISLMAVTYSMGDGIKDIEDIHTVENRGVRSIEGAGKKTGGGGMVFDTIRSSGIPAVVIPGIHEGSDTDPRLNIFSHSTSPEKIGIAYHAFALGFHDFVLSDISSNTVTVAVANGKLIGAIDACIFAPGLQHGPLDVQALRDVDAGKMSANEAFVNSGVLKHTSFADRHELIKAAANGDSQAVLAMDSVALFAAMEIAGMQLLMKDYGSAGEVIIEGSVGEVPEVVKKIETHLGVKAHVLDRWSAAIGCAEIARDIHSGSDEILGLKVNFKAQ, from the coding sequence ATGTTCATTGGAATAGATCACGGTACAACTGCAATGCGCTTTGCTGCACTTTTTCCCGACGGGAAAGTGCTGAAACTTGAAATTCCAAGAACAGAAGCTGCCGGAATGACGGAGCTGCAGCTCATATCTTCAATGGAAGATGCTTTTGGAATAAGTTCTTCTGATATTTCCCTGATGGCTGTGACGTATTCAATGGGTGACGGCATTAAGGATATAGAAGATATACATACTGTTGAAAATCGTGGTGTCAGAAGCATAGAAGGTGCTGGTAAGAAGACCGGTGGAGGAGGGATGGTTTTTGATACGATAAGATCATCAGGGATCCCTGCTGTTGTAATTCCTGGTATCCATGAGGGCAGCGACACAGATCCTCGTCTTAATATTTTCTCACATTCTACAAGTCCTGAAAAGATAGGAATTGCCTATCATGCATTTGCACTTGGATTCCATGATTTTGTTCTTTCGGATATAAGTTCTAACACTGTTACAGTTGCTGTTGCCAACGGAAAACTTATCGGTGCGATAGATGCCTGTATATTTGCTCCGGGACTGCAACACGGTCCGTTGGATGTGCAGGCCCTCAGGGATGTGGACGCAGGCAAGATGAGTGCTAACGAGGCTTTTGTAAATTCCGGTGTTCTTAAACATACTTCATTCGCAGATAGGCATGAACTCATAAAAGCAGCTGCAAATGGGGACTCTCAGGCTGTGCTGGCCATGGATAGTGTAGCTCTCTTTGCTGCCATGGAGATCGCAGGCATGCAGCTTCTGATGAAGGACTATGGTTCCGCAGGTGAGGTAATCATTGAAGGTTCTGTAGGTGAGGTTCCTGAGGTGGTAAAGAAAATAGAGACTCACCTTGGTGTCAAGGCCCATGTTCTTGACAGGTGGAGTGCAGCCATTGGTTGTGCTGAGATTGCAAGGGATATTCACTCCGGCTCAGATGAGATTCTGGGTCTTAAGGTCAATTTCAAGGCTCAGTGA
- the mmp11 gene encoding methanogenesis marker protein 11, with translation MKEIELNDPYITPYRGIYAICDSKNEYAEIIEHTNCYGGAAWSKFHYSHSPLILNTRSIGNMIRYTVKTGTSTLELKPSTAAAGIESVIVEGDEVHITYAGLGGGGVGATKCRAFAEGVLRCNYTESGGGRAAKGTIVVPRRERVLIGIDDTDTKEEGATWTLTHNMANALDCNESIYLSHSLVQLFPVSARTQNCVSTVLEFGCVDANAKQELLESVKAALLKYSVSDETGMVVLSDFDAKKINEYSTKCRSGELTKEYALQYAKDNGVDVWLDGNGVIGALAALAWFAQPDESVKLKAQIE, from the coding sequence ATGAAAGAGATTGAACTTAATGACCCCTATATCACTCCATACAGGGGCATATATGCAATATGCGACAGTAAAAACGAATATGCTGAGATCATCGAGCATACGAACTGTTATGGTGGTGCTGCATGGTCTAAGTTCCACTATTCTCACTCGCCGCTTATCCTGAACACACGTTCCATCGGGAACATGATCAGATATACCGTAAAGACAGGTACTTCAACCCTTGAACTAAAACCATCCACTGCAGCAGCAGGAATTGAGTCGGTTATCGTGGAAGGAGATGAAGTCCACATTACCTATGCAGGACTGGGAGGAGGCGGAGTAGGTGCCACCAAATGCAGGGCATTTGCTGAAGGCGTACTTCGCTGCAACTATACAGAATCCGGAGGCGGTCGTGCTGCAAAAGGTACAATTGTAGTCCCAAGAAGGGAAAGAGTGCTCATCGGAATCGATGACACCGACACCAAGGAAGAAGGTGCAACCTGGACATTGACCCATAATATGGCAAATGCACTTGACTGCAATGAGTCTATTTACCTGTCACACTCACTTGTACAGCTTTTCCCGGTATCTGCAAGGACACAGAACTGCGTTTCCACAGTACTCGAATTCGGATGCGTGGATGCAAACGCAAAACAGGAACTGCTTGAAAGTGTGAAAGCGGCTCTTTTAAAATACAGCGTGTCCGATGAGACCGGAATGGTTGTGCTCTCTGATTTTGATGCAAAGAAGATCAACGAATACAGCACGAAATGCCGCAGTGGAGAGCTTACAAAGGAATACGCTCTGCAATATGCAAAAGATAATGGCGTTGATGTCTGGCTTGATGGAAACGGAGTCATAGGTGCGCTTGCAGCACTGGCATGGTTTGCACAACCTGATGAGTCAGTTAAACTGAAAGCCCAGATAGAATAA
- a CDS encoding DUF2103 domain-containing protein, with amino-acid sequence MTDTINSKGVRKLECKLGGSHTTVIGGRAGKKIVSLLSQHPSVKKVIPSVITVKGKSNSGGKLTAKVQRPDDRGNLRLLLSHGTSFQELRIVTNVGSFEEGEHVMKELNSLLSDI; translated from the coding sequence ATGACGGATACTATCAATTCAAAAGGAGTTCGCAAGCTGGAGTGTAAACTCGGCGGTTCACATACTACTGTCATTGGCGGACGTGCAGGTAAAAAGATAGTGTCCTTGCTGAGTCAGCATCCTTCTGTCAAAAAAGTTATTCCTTCTGTTATTACTGTCAAAGGAAAAAGTAATTCCGGCGGAAAACTGACTGCCAAAGTGCAGAGGCCGGATGACAGGGGAAACCTGCGACTTCTTCTTTCACATGGTACTTCTTTTCAGGAACTGCGAATTGTTACGAACGTAGGCAGTTTCGAGGAAGGTGAGCATGTTATGAAAGAGCTTAATTCATTATTATCTGATATCTAA
- a CDS encoding PAS domain-containing sensor histidine kinase, which yields MIELDVLRRPCKPAEDITDSGLTVDDQCIYDRISMLNNELVNIQRELVKKNLLIKSQNKRFRQTISNINDPIAIIGPDRMIKFMNDPFKGIMGSCGYSGIKGDICDIICIRSGDMDDLCDFRTMITRVESGSSFCRDVILVHEDGSEQHVEMNISCIKGNLGEENDLLLVLHDIDQRKKLQYQQAEMTEFLRVINSILRHDISNDLSVVGMSLDLMENDENRDLIQKAIKGVDKCVQLIARMQELESVLFSDNSLKPYNLRGVVASVLENYDVDFCLEGNCMVAGDEALYSVFDNMVSNSLTHGQADRIDVVIKGNEKYCEVSVADNGTGIPSEVHSMVFERDFKYGATGHTGIGLYIVKKIVERYGGEITVRTNIPSGTIFELKLPLSL from the coding sequence ATGATAGAGTTAGATGTTTTAAGAAGGCCGTGCAAGCCAGCAGAAGATATTACAGATTCCGGTTTAACGGTAGATGACCAGTGTATTTATGACAGGATTAGTATGCTTAACAATGAACTTGTCAATATACAGCGTGAACTCGTCAAAAAGAACCTTTTGATTAAGTCCCAGAACAAGAGATTCAGGCAGACTATAAGTAATATTAATGATCCGATTGCGATTATTGGTCCTGATAGAATGATCAAGTTCATGAATGATCCTTTTAAGGGAATCATGGGGTCATGTGGCTATTCTGGAATTAAAGGTGATATCTGCGATATCATTTGTATTCGCTCAGGAGATATGGATGATTTGTGTGATTTCAGGACGATGATAACTCGGGTGGAAAGTGGCAGTTCTTTTTGCAGGGATGTAATACTTGTTCACGAAGATGGCTCTGAACAGCATGTTGAGATGAATATTTCCTGTATAAAAGGCAATCTTGGTGAGGAAAATGATCTATTGCTTGTTCTTCATGATATAGACCAGCGTAAGAAACTCCAATATCAGCAGGCTGAAATGACAGAGTTCCTGCGTGTTATTAATAGCATTCTTCGCCATGATATTTCTAACGATCTTTCTGTTGTGGGTATGTCACTGGATCTTATGGAGAATGATGAAAATAGGGATCTGATCCAAAAAGCCATAAAAGGTGTGGACAAATGTGTGCAGCTCATTGCCAGAATGCAGGAACTGGAATCTGTTCTGTTCTCCGATAACAGTCTTAAGCCGTATAATCTCAGGGGTGTGGTTGCATCTGTTCTGGAAAACTATGATGTGGATTTCTGTCTGGAAGGCAACTGCATGGTTGCAGGTGATGAGGCTCTATATTCGGTTTTTGACAATATGGTCTCCAACTCACTTACTCACGGTCAAGCAGACAGGATAGATGTTGTCATTAAAGGGAATGAAAAGTACTGTGAAGTTTCAGTTGCAGATAATGGAACTGGTATTCCTTCGGAGGTCCATTCAATGGTATTTGAAAGGGATTTCAAGTATGGTGCCACAGGGCATACCGGTATTGGTCTGTATATTGTGAAGAAAATAGTTGAGCGCTATGGTGGCGAAATAACTGTTCGAACTAACATTCCATCAGGCACGATTTTTGAGTTGAAGTTACCGTTGTCCCTATAA